CCCCCCAGCTCAAGTCGTAATACTCGCAGTAAATTCTATGCAAGCTGACGTCGTCATCGTGCATGGGTCATAAAAAAGCTCTCCTGGCAGCTTGCCTTGCCTTCTGCCGTCTGCCCTCCCTTCTCAGTTTTTACTGTACCcgttaaaaacaacaaagcgcGCGCGCCCAATTCCGGTTGCGcttatttacacacacactcacagacacaTGCATGGATGATGATTCTCTGATCTGAGGCGCGCTCTTCTCTCAGCCCTCAGTTGGTTtgacttttgctgctgcttgtagctgttgctgttgttgttatattggCTGCGATATAtacaaagaaataattttctactactcacacatgcataaaCTGTAGTTTATTTTCTAGCagattgtgtatgtgtgtgtgaggaatttaaaaatttcattggaATGTGCAAGAagtttgcaaatgaaatgaaataatagcTAAAAGATACAAcagctgttttattttgtatttttgtgagTGTTATACTCAATGATCAAAATATAAGTCAACCACAAACATATCGATAAACCACAAACATTTATCGACGAACAAAAATAACAGCTGATTCAGTTGCAATTTCTCTAATTTCACGCTTACTTAACCcctttgttttgttattctttttttttattatagtgACTGCAACGTAGACGCCAGggagcaaaaaacaaaataaagtgaaagagagaaagagcgacgCAATAGCAGCGAcgtggcagcagcagagaaGCTTTGAGGTGGTAACAAAATTGCTAAACACGTTCGTATTGGAATCTTTGGAGCCTGCCGCTTAAGCGGGCTGGCTGCGTTCATACTTCCAAATGCATAGACAACAAGAAGAGgcacaagaagaagaacataTGTTGCAAGCACGACGAACAGAGCATCAGCTTCAAACACTGCAGTCTAGTTACAGTTATCAATTGCGACCACGACCGTTTGTTGCCTACTACATACGCTCGTAGAGAACGAAAAGAAAAGGCGTCCAGTTCCCACAACCAAACAACATTAAGTAgagcacaacaacacagcaacaatataataaacaaaaaacgaaaaagaaaaaaaataataataaagtgaaGAGAGCAGcaaatcaataacaaaaatcCAACTCCAAGCATGATGAAACGCACGCGCATCGATGAAGTGCAATTTGGCACACGAACTGGCCCCGGACCAGGAGGAGGAGTAGGCGTTGGTGGAGTTGGAGGTGTCGGTGTCGCTGGATCAGCTGCCAATAGTGCCGGCGGCGGCGTGGTCAACTCGGCTGGTGGCGTTACCATTGGCACAGTGGTGCCAAATGCGCACAGTGCCACAATCAGTAGCATTAACTCGATACATCATCGGATATTGACGCCACAGCATGGCGGTGCCCAGACAATTGCCTATCTGCCGTCCACAACGCCAACGGCGGCTACGAATCTGAAaacaacgagcagcagcagcaacaccgcCAGCATTGTCGATAGCGCCAGCACCGGTGCTCAAACAACCGCTGTGGTGCCCGTTGGCGTTGGCGGCGTCGTCGTATCCACGGGCAGTGCGGCCACACAAACCTTGCAGTATACCACATGTAAGTATGCGAGTCTGGATTAACTTTCCTCAGTAAGCACTAACGATTTCATTCTTTTATGTAGCTTACAGCGTCGCCTCCATACAAGCGGGTGGCACTTTAAAAGCCAGTCCAGCGGACAGCAATGCAGTGCAGATTCATGTCACAGGAAGCACTGCAGTGCCTGGAGGAGGCTCGCAGACAGTCTCAAGCAGCTGCCAGACAGCTGGCACAATAAGACAGCGGACAATTAGCGGCACACAGACAAACGCCAGCAGTGTTGGCGGCAATCTGACCACAACGGCACAGCAAACCCAACCCCCAACCACACAATCGCAGCAACAAACGCCTCCCAATGGACCCGGTGTGGGTGCAGTaggagctggagcagcagcagctgctggcaaTAGCACTCCTCCGCAGGGCGGCGGTCAATTGGCTGGCGGCAGTGCCGCCGCGCCACGCCTCAAGGTCGAGGATGCGCTCAGCTATCTGGATCAGGTGAAATACCAGTATGCAGATCAGCCACAAATCTACAATAATTTCCTCGACATTATGAAAGAATTCAAGTCGCACTGCATCGATACGCCCGGCGTCATAGAGCGCGTCTCGACGCTCTTCAAAGGCCATGCCGAACTCATCTATGGCTTCAACATGTTTCTGCCGCCTGGCTACAAGATTGAAATGCAACATGATGCGCTCGGTTTCTCGGTGCCCGTCGTCTCGATGCCATCGCCGCCAGGTGCGCCCAGCAGCACCGGCACCGTGCACATGATTGCCGGTACCGGCAACAGTCCGTTGGCAACGGCGGGCAACGTAAATGCGCACACAACGACGCCCACCTCGTCTCTGAAGCCAACAGCGTTGGCACAAACTCCTGGACCACCAGTTGGCGGTGCTGCGGCGGCGTCAGTAGCGGCTGTGCCACAAATACAAACGGCTGGTGCCGTCAATTTGATGACACACGGCGGTGCATCGCTCACCCAGACTACCATACATGCACTGCAGCCGTCTGCTGGAGCGGCACAATCGCCCGGCGGTGGTCATGTGCATGTGACGAGCAGCTCAGCAACTGTGCCACCAGCTGGTGTTGGTGGCGTGGGCGTCTCCGTGTCGGCgcataatataccgcaaaactATTCGAGAGATCGCGGGGAGCAGCGTGCAACGATCACGCCAACGGGTCCGGCTTCGGTGCCGGCGCCTGGCGGTGCCAGCATTGTGGTTGGTGGTGGTCCGCCAACACCCAATTCATTGAGTGAGCTGAGTCCGCATGCGGCGGCAGCGGGTCAGCACAATTTGCATCACATTCAGCAGGCGCATCAATCGATACTGCTGGGCGAGACGACGGGCCAGCAGAATCAGCCTGTGGAGTTTAATCACGCCATCACCTATGTGAATAAAATTAAGGTGAGTGTCGATACGAGTTAACTATCTAATATGCAACAGGAATAAACAAACGGTTTGCTTTATATTCCCATTAGCATCGCTACCAAAGCCAGCCGGCCAAGTACAAGAAATTCCTGGAGATACTCCATGCCTACCAAAAGGAGCAGAAGGTGATGAAGGAGAGCAGCGGCGGCGTCGGTGGCGGCGCCATGACTCAAGACAAAATGCTCACCGAACAGGAGGTCTACACCCAGGTGGCCAAACTCTTTGGCCAGGACGAAGATTTGCTGCGTGAATTTGGCCAATTTTTACCCGATGCAACCAATCATCAGTCgtcggcagcggcagcagcagccgcacaATACATGTCCAAATCGGCGCTGCACAACGATCATCacaagaagcaacagcagcagcaacaaacggtgcaacagcaacgcacaacaacaacggccaCATTGAGTGGCGGTGCCCACATCAGCATGTCCTCGGCATCGCCATCGGCTGTGCCCAACAGCGGCTCGCCGTTGCATCTCAGCAGCGGGGCGACGCTGTCGCaaatcgacagcagcagcgcacaCGCGCATGCCGCGGCCATTGGCAACTTGTCGGCTGTTAATACGAGCGTCAGCATCAAATCCTGCGGCGTGCAACAGAATCACATTATTAGCAGCAGCGGCGGTAGCATTTTTGAGAAGGAATATCATGGCTTgggccagcaacaacagcagcagcaacaacagcaacttcagcagcaacagcatcgtgGTTTGCCGCCCCATCTGCAGGGCGGCCAGACGGCTGCTGGATTACGTGGCACGGCGACTGGCGGTGCAATGTTGGATCAGCGCAACAACCATCATGCCCAGAAATATGTGGCACAGCATCCGCATCAAAATATGTCGCAGAAAAAGTCACCGAGCTACGGTGGCGGCAACATGGCTAATGCCAATATgccgcatcatcatcatctgggCGAGAATTCGCTCGATCGCAATTCGCCCAACATTGCAAGCTATGTGACGCCAGCACAATTGCCACCGCATCCGCATCACAATGCGCACAACTCgagcggcggcagcaacaggcAACGGCAAGTGGATGAATTGTCCACAGCGGCAACAATTGGAAGCGCTCTCAGCTCAGGAGGACCACCGCCAGCGAAGCGTCCGAAGCCGTATTGTCGCGACGTCAGCTTCTCGGAGGCGTCGCGCAAATGCACCATCTCGGATGCTGCCTTCTTCGATAAGGTGCGCAAAGCATTGCGCAATCCCGAAGTCTATGACAATTTCTTGCGGTGCCTAACACTCTTCAATCAGGAGATTGTCTCCAAAACGGAGCTGCTCGTCTTGGTGTCACCGTTTCTCGTCAAGTTTCCCGACTTGTT
This is a stretch of genomic DNA from Drosophila albomicans strain 15112-1751.03 chromosome 3, ASM965048v2, whole genome shotgun sequence. It encodes these proteins:
- the LOC117570426 gene encoding paired amphipathic helix protein Sin3a isoform X4; the encoded protein is MMKRTRIDEVQFGTRTGPGPGGGVGVGGVGGVGVAGSAANSAGGGVVNSAGGVTIGTVVPNAHSATISSINSIHHRILTPQHGGAQTIAYLPSTTPTAATNLKTTSSSSNTASIVDSASTGAQTTAVVPVGVGGVVVSTGSAATQTLQYTTSYSVASIQAGGTLKASPADSNAVQIHVTGSTAVPGGGSQTVSSSCQTAGTIRQRTISGTQTNASSVGGNLTTTAQQTQPPTTQSQQQTPPNGPGVGAVGAGAAAAAGNSTPPQGGGQLAGGSAAAPRLKVEDALSYLDQVKYQYADQPQIYNNFLDIMKEFKSHCIDTPGVIERVSTLFKGHAELIYGFNMFLPPGYKIEMQHDALGFSVPVVSMPSPPGAPSSTGTVHMIAGTGNSPLATAGNVNAHTTTPTSSLKPTALAQTPGPPVGGAAAASVAAVPQIQTAGAVNLMTHGGASLTQTTIHALQPSAGAAQSPGGGHVHVTSSSATVPPAGVGGVGVSVSAHNIPQNYSRDRGEQRATITPTGPASVPAPGGASIVVGGGPPTPNSLSELSPHAAAAGQHNLHHIQQAHQSILLGETTGQQNQPVEFNHAITYVNKIKHRYQSQPAKYKKFLEILHAYQKEQKVMKESSGGVGGGAMTQDKMLTEQEVYTQVAKLFGQDEDLLREFGQFLPDATNHQSSAAAAAAAQYMSKSALHNDHHKKQQQQQQTVQQQRTTTTATLSGGAHISMSSASPSAVPNSGSPLHLSSGATLSQIDSSSAHAHAAAIGNLSAVNTSVSIKSCGVQQNHIISSSGGSIFEKEYHGLGQQQQQQQQQQLQQQQHRGLPPHLQGGQTAAGLRGTATGGAMLDQRNNHHAQKYVAQHPHQNMSQKKSPSYGGGNMANANMPHHHHLGENSLDRNSPNIASYVTPAQLPPHPHHNAHNSSGGSNRQRQVDELSTAATIGSALSSGGPPPAKRPKPYCRDVSFSEASRKCTISDAAFFDKVRKALRNPEVYDNFLRCLTLFNQEIVSKTELLVLVSPFLVKFPDLLRWFTDFLGPPMSGQLSGAAGAGGLIDGLPLAATQRQGSNSSSHDRASSHQSTDYVQDVDLSLCKRLGASYCALPQSTVPKKCSGRTALCREVLNDKWVSFPTWASEDSTFVTSRKTQFEETIYRNIHRTEDERFELDLVIEVNSATIRVLENVQKKMSRMSPEELAKYHLDDHLGGTSQTIHQRAIHRIYGDKSGEIIQGMKKNPSVAVPIVLKRLKVKEEEWRDAQKSFNKQWREQNEKYYLKSLDHQAINFKPNDMKALRSKSLFNEIETLYDERHDQEDDAMEAGGPHLVLPYKDKTILDDAANLLIHHVKRQTGIQKQEKQKIKQIIRQFVPDLFFAPRQPLSDDERDDAFQFLVDDTKMDVDSPLSRCAPKGVGTPSSEGASPARSNASSSSNSNNANNAAAVAASIKKESEEATAKATTGATASSDDATPSTSTAAAAAAATSSSSATVGDAKDNKAESEEGATKSNNNNNLSATGASPRRPEDAAAAASAELSVKQEQVDFANHTLLPAHAQGQRENESYSLFFANNNWYLFMRLHAILCDRLHVMYERARLLAIEEERCRVNRRESTATALRLKPKPDVQVEDYYPTFLDMLKNVLDGNMDSNTFEDTMREMFGIYAYISFTLDKVVSNAVRQLQYCVTERAALDCVELYASEQRRGSTGGFCREAHKSFEREMGYQRKAESILNEENCFKVYIYKIDCRVTIELLDSESEETEKPAVLKAQKFSKYVERLANPALGGGVGGSGGGGGGNGGNNATSGNDNMVESTDIKMEEEEENAEVNSKA